From Priestia aryabhattai, one genomic window encodes:
- the hutH gene encoding histidine ammonia-lyase, producing MFVQIDGNSLTYEQIHQVIYEGYSVKISDHALENIKRSRALVEDSITNNKVIYGVNTGFGKFSDTVISKDDLADLQINLIRSHACGLGEPFPIEVSQVMLLLRANALAKGYSGIRLETLQLLIDCLNQNIVPVIPSQGSLGASGDLAPLSHLALLLVGEGEAVFDGEKMSGAEALKLAGLQPIKLQAKEGLALINGTQAMTAVGVVAYMEAQKLADLSDGIASLTLEGLQGIVDAFTPESHSVRPYPEQKQVAERILSYLDGSQLTTTQGQIRVQDAYSLRCIPQVHGAIQQVLNYVKEKLSIEINSATDNPLIFSDSGNVISGGNFHGQPIAFAMDFLGIAMSEVGNISERRIERLVNPQLSDLPAFLSPDPGLQSGLMITQYAAASLVSENKTLAHPSSVDSIPSSANQEDHVSMGTTAARHAYQIIQNSRRVLAIEAICAAQAADIRGVSKLAPETTKLYSRIRKVVPTITKDRIFSRDIEKLAADLKGVVKEVNYEMVR from the coding sequence ATGTTTGTTCAAATAGACGGTAACTCATTAACGTATGAACAAATTCACCAAGTTATTTATGAAGGTTATTCTGTTAAAATTAGTGATCACGCGCTAGAAAATATCAAAAGAAGTAGAGCTTTAGTGGAGGATAGCATTACCAATAACAAGGTAATTTACGGTGTGAACACAGGATTTGGGAAATTCAGTGACACAGTTATTTCAAAGGATGATTTAGCCGATTTACAAATCAATTTAATTCGAAGCCATGCTTGTGGGCTTGGGGAGCCATTTCCTATAGAAGTAAGCCAAGTTATGTTACTTCTAAGAGCTAATGCATTAGCGAAAGGCTATTCAGGAATTCGTCTAGAAACGCTGCAGTTATTAATAGATTGTTTAAATCAAAATATCGTTCCAGTTATTCCTAGTCAAGGATCACTAGGAGCAAGTGGTGATCTAGCTCCTCTATCGCACTTAGCCCTATTATTAGTTGGAGAAGGCGAAGCCGTCTTTGATGGTGAAAAAATGTCAGGTGCAGAAGCATTGAAATTAGCAGGCCTTCAACCAATCAAATTGCAAGCTAAGGAAGGGCTTGCTTTAATCAATGGAACCCAAGCTATGACTGCTGTAGGTGTGGTTGCTTATATGGAGGCTCAAAAGTTAGCTGACCTTTCAGATGGAATTGCTTCCCTAACATTAGAAGGTTTACAAGGAATTGTTGACGCTTTCACACCAGAATCTCATTCTGTAAGACCTTACCCTGAACAGAAACAAGTGGCCGAACGAATTCTTTCTTACCTTGACGGTAGTCAACTAACCACTACTCAAGGACAAATTCGAGTTCAAGATGCGTATTCATTACGATGCATCCCACAAGTTCATGGTGCTATTCAACAAGTTTTAAATTATGTAAAAGAGAAACTATCGATTGAGATAAACTCAGCAACAGATAATCCACTAATCTTCTCGGACAGTGGAAATGTTATTTCCGGTGGAAACTTCCATGGGCAACCTATCGCTTTTGCGATGGACTTTCTTGGAATTGCAATGTCTGAAGTAGGAAATATTTCTGAAAGACGTATCGAACGATTGGTGAATCCCCAACTAAGTGATTTACCGGCATTTTTAAGTCCAGACCCTGGTCTTCAATCAGGCTTAATGATTACTCAATATGCTGCTGCTTCATTAGTTTCGGAAAATAAGACATTAGCTCATCCTTCTAGTGTAGACTCTATTCCATCTTCTGCTAATCAAGAAGATCATGTGAGTATGGGAACAACTGCTGCTCGCCATGCTTATCAAATTATTCAAAATAGCAGAAGGGTTCTTGCCATCGAAGCTATCTGTGCTGCTCAGGCTGCTGATATTAGAGGTGTAAGTAAGTTAGCTCCAGAAACAACGAAACTTTATTCGAGAATTAGAAAAGTTGTTCCAACAATTACAAAAGATCGAATCTTCTCACGTGATATTGAAAAATTAGCTGCTGATTTAAAAGGGGTTGTAAAAGAAGTTAATTACGAAATGGTACGTTAA
- the hutU gene encoding urocanate hydratase has product MTTEQKVIKAPHGKELNTKGWVQEAVLRMLMNNLDPQVAEHPEKLIVYGGIGKAARNWDAFDRIVATLKNLEEDETLLVQSGKPVAVFKTHKDAPRVLLANSNIVPAFANWEKFHELDKKGLMMYGQMTAGSWIYIGSQGIVQGTYETFAECAKQHFNGSLEGTITVTAGLGGMGGAQPLAVTMAGGVVIGIDVDRTRIEKRIETRYCDVVLESLDDAIALAQEARDSGKALSIGLVGNAAEVLPQMIKRGFIPDIVTDQTSAHDPLNGYLPVGFTLEQGEVLRTDNPEEYVRKSKASMAVHVQAMLDMQKEGAIAFDYGNNIRQVALDEGVKDAFNFPGFVPAYIRPQFCEGKGPFRWVALSGDPEDIYKTDEVILREFSYNTHLCNWIKMAREKIEFQGLPARICWLGYGERARFGKIINEMVASGELSAPIVIGRDHLDAGSVASPNRETEAMRDGSDAVADWPILNALVNTAAGASWVSVHHGGGVGMGYSLHAGMVVVADGTEDAAKRLERVLTTDPGMGVVRHLDAGYELAIQTAKEKGMNIPTLD; this is encoded by the coding sequence ATGACTACTGAACAAAAAGTAATTAAGGCGCCTCATGGAAAAGAATTAAATACAAAAGGTTGGGTCCAAGAAGCTGTTCTTCGTATGTTAATGAACAATTTAGACCCACAAGTAGCCGAACATCCAGAGAAATTAATTGTATATGGGGGAATAGGGAAGGCAGCTCGAAATTGGGATGCATTCGATCGTATCGTAGCTACTTTGAAAAATCTAGAAGAGGATGAAACACTATTAGTACAGTCAGGGAAGCCTGTAGCTGTTTTCAAAACTCATAAAGATGCACCACGTGTACTCTTAGCTAACTCCAATATTGTTCCTGCATTCGCAAATTGGGAAAAATTCCATGAACTCGATAAAAAAGGATTGATGATGTATGGGCAAATGACAGCCGGTAGCTGGATTTATATTGGAAGCCAAGGCATTGTACAAGGTACGTATGAAACATTTGCTGAATGTGCGAAACAACATTTTAATGGTAGTCTCGAAGGTACCATTACCGTAACAGCTGGATTAGGAGGCATGGGAGGCGCCCAGCCATTAGCCGTTACAATGGCAGGAGGTGTAGTCATTGGAATTGATGTTGATCGAACACGTATTGAAAAACGAATTGAAACACGATATTGTGACGTTGTGTTAGAAAGCTTAGATGATGCTATTGCTTTAGCACAAGAAGCAAGAGACTCAGGAAAAGCGCTCTCGATTGGTTTGGTTGGAAATGCAGCTGAAGTACTTCCTCAAATGATTAAACGCGGCTTTATTCCAGACATTGTAACGGATCAGACATCCGCACATGATCCATTAAATGGATACCTTCCAGTAGGCTTTACTTTAGAACAAGGGGAAGTATTACGTACCGATAATCCTGAAGAATATGTAAGGAAATCTAAGGCTAGTATGGCTGTTCATGTTCAGGCTATGTTAGATATGCAGAAAGAAGGAGCCATTGCTTTCGACTATGGAAATAATATTCGTCAAGTAGCGTTAGATGAAGGCGTAAAAGACGCGTTCAACTTCCCAGGTTTTGTACCTGCTTATATCCGTCCTCAATTCTGTGAAGGAAAAGGGCCTTTCCGTTGGGTAGCTTTATCAGGTGATCCAGAAGATATTTATAAAACAGACGAAGTTATTTTACGTGAATTCTCATATAATACTCATCTTTGTAACTGGATTAAAATGGCGAGAGAAAAAATTGAATTTCAAGGATTACCGGCGCGTATCTGTTGGCTAGGATATGGAGAACGTGCACGATTTGGAAAAATTATTAATGAAATGGTTGCATCCGGAGAACTTTCAGCACCTATTGTTATTGGTAGAGATCATTTAGACGCAGGATCTGTTGCTTCGCCAAACCGCGAAACAGAAGCGATGAGAGATGGCAGTGATGCTGTAGCAGATTGGCCAATTTTAAATGCACTAGTTAATACAGCTGCAGGGGCAAGTTGGGTATCCGTCCACCATGGTGGCGGCGTAGGAATGGGATATTCTCTTCATGCAGGTATGGTTGTAGTAGCAGATGGCACGGAAGATGCGGCTAAACGTCTTGAACGCGTATTAACAACAGATCCTGGTATGGGGGTTGTTCGCCATTTAGATGCAGGCTATGAGTTAGCCATTCAAACAGCCAAGGAAAAAGGCATGAACATTCCAACATTAGACTAA
- the hutP gene encoding hut operon transcriptional regulator HutP: MSNQVKQKNNFSMGKLTSLLVLLHNTELVKEVEQELNSRGYNYTVGKVGAMELSKVVAAVETSAKNNHIINANSYREVHALYHAILEAIQGVSRGTLQLGDILRTVGLTFSIVRGNIDSSGYGGEWISVCVYGTIGAPKKGFEHDALGFGFNHI; the protein is encoded by the coding sequence ATGAGCAATCAGGTTAAACAAAAGAATAATTTTTCAATGGGTAAGTTAACTTCTTTATTGGTTCTCTTGCATAATACTGAACTGGTGAAAGAAGTTGAACAAGAACTGAACTCAAGGGGTTATAACTATACAGTTGGAAAAGTTGGGGCTATGGAGCTATCAAAAGTAGTTGCTGCTGTTGAAACAAGTGCTAAAAATAACCATATTATAAATGCTAATTCGTATAGGGAAGTCCATGCTCTTTATCATGCCATATTGGAAGCAATTCAGGGAGTAAGTAGGGGGACTTTACAGTTAGGAGATATTTTACGTACAGTTGGTTTAACTTTTTCAATTGTCAGAGGAAATATTGACTCCTCTGGTTATGGTGGAGAATGGATTAGTGTATGTGTCTATGGAACTATAGGTGCCCCCAAAAAAGGGTTTGAACATGATGCATTAGGTTTTGGATTCAACCATATCTAA
- the hutI gene encoding imidazolonepropionase: protein MSSITYIKRASQLITVRGGSKEPKRAQDMSDIGIIEHGSVVVENGMITFVGSDVEAERYVHTLNGHINTIDASGKIVTPGLIDAHTHIVFGGSREKELEMRLNGAKYIDILKAGGGILQTTTSTREATEEQLIQETSKRLNRFLQYGVTTIEAKSGYGLTLEDELKQLRAAKKLDERHPIDLVSTFMGAHAVPVEYKENPDEFVRLVIEEMIPRVAEENLAEFCDVFCEEGVFTIEQSERILEAGKRYGLKPKIHADEIVQFGGAELAAKVGAVSADHLLQASDEGIKQMAKRGVIAVLLPGTAFFLMEKPANARKMIEAGVPVALSTDRNPGSSPTESLPFIMNLACLTMKMTPAEVLTACTINAAHAIGKADEVGSIEVGKKGDLVLFDAPNYQTLQYNYAVNLVDTVIKKGQVIVEGGALCDVPVPTT from the coding sequence ATGTCATCTATTACGTATATTAAACGTGCCTCACAACTGATTACAGTTAGAGGTGGAAGTAAAGAACCAAAACGTGCTCAAGATATGTCCGATATCGGTATTATCGAACATGGCAGTGTTGTAGTGGAAAATGGAATGATTACATTTGTTGGATCAGATGTTGAAGCAGAACGCTATGTTCATACTTTGAATGGACATATAAATACGATTGATGCTTCAGGAAAAATTGTTACTCCAGGTCTAATCGATGCTCATACTCATATTGTGTTTGGGGGAAGTCGTGAAAAAGAGCTAGAGATGCGATTAAACGGAGCTAAATATATTGATATCCTAAAGGCAGGCGGAGGAATTCTCCAAACAACAACAAGTACAAGAGAAGCTACAGAAGAACAGTTGATTCAAGAAACCTCCAAACGCCTAAATCGTTTTCTACAATATGGAGTTACAACGATTGAAGCGAAAAGTGGATATGGTTTGACACTGGAAGATGAATTGAAACAGCTACGAGCAGCAAAAAAGCTCGATGAAAGGCATCCTATAGATTTAGTTTCTACCTTCATGGGAGCTCATGCTGTTCCAGTTGAATATAAAGAAAATCCAGACGAATTTGTTCGTTTAGTGATAGAGGAAATGATTCCAAGAGTTGCAGAAGAAAATTTGGCTGAGTTTTGCGATGTTTTTTGTGAAGAAGGAGTCTTTACAATTGAACAGTCCGAGCGAATTCTTGAGGCAGGAAAAAGATATGGTTTAAAACCAAAAATACATGCGGATGAAATTGTTCAATTTGGCGGTGCAGAACTTGCAGCAAAGGTAGGGGCTGTTTCAGCAGACCATTTATTACAAGCATCGGATGAAGGTATTAAGCAAATGGCTAAAAGGGGTGTTATTGCAGTCTTGTTGCCAGGTACAGCGTTCTTTTTAATGGAGAAGCCTGCGAATGCAAGAAAGATGATTGAAGCTGGAGTTCCGGTTGCCCTTTCAACTGATCGTAATCCAGGGTCATCGCCTACTGAATCATTACCTTTTATTATGAATCTAGCATGTCTTACGATGAAGATGACGCCAGCCGAAGTTCTAACAGCATGTACAATTAATGCAGCTCATGCCATTGGAAAAGCTGATGAAGTGGGGAGTATCGAAGTAGGAAAGAAAGGGGACCTTGTTTTATTTGATGCACCGAATTATCAAACGTTGCAGTATAACTATGCAGTGAACCTTGTAGATACTGTCATTAAAAAAGGACAAGTGATCGTGGAAGGTGGGGCTTTATGTGATGTACCCGTACCCACAACTTAA